DNA sequence from the Suricata suricatta isolate VVHF042 chromosome 5, meerkat_22Aug2017_6uvM2_HiC, whole genome shotgun sequence genome:
ATAGGgatggttggttttgttttgttttatttttaatggctacagAGTTTCATCTTTGCAAGTTGGAAGAGTTATAGGGATGGAAGGTGATGCTGGTTGTATAATACTGTGAATATACGAATGCCACTAAACTGCATACTTAAACATGGCTataatggcaaattttatgttatgtgtattttaccaccattcaaaaaaaaagaccttgtaatgaagttaccaaaaaaaaaaaaaaggaatatctgTCAATAGTTTTTAGATACTCCAAAGTTATGCAACCACTACCACAattagttttagaatattttcatcaccctaaaaagGAACTCTGTACACATTACCAGTCATTCTTCATTGCCCTTCCCCCAGTCCCTGCAACCACTAATGTACTTTATGCCTCCATGGATTTGctgattctggacatttcatataaatagtatcatacagtatgtggccttttgtttCCAGTATCTTTAACAtagtataatgtttttaaggttcatccatgttgtagggctttattctttatttgaatcagtactatttcttttaatagctgaataatactcattccactgtatggatacattttgtttatacattcatcagttggtggacattcagcttttctttgtactttttagcTATTCTGAATAATGCCTTTCTGAACATTTATGTAAGGGTTTGGTGTGGATATATGTATACAATTCTTTTCAGGATATATATACACtaacctacctacctacctacctgggACTAGAATTGCTGGGTCGTACATAACTCCATGTTTAGCAGTTTGAAGAacttccaaattgttttccacagcagctgcaccattttacaatctTCCAGCCATATATCAGGGTTAGAATTTCCCCTCACCCTCACCAGAACTTgatattgtttctctttttaattatagctctcctagtgggtgtgaagtgatagctcattgtggttttgatttgcatttcctttatgattaaTGATGCATCTCCTCATATGCTCATtagctatttatatattttctttagagaaatgtttaaattaaattgtatttttattgtgagTTGTTAGAGCTCTCTATATGTTTTGATGCaagtcctttattagatatatgattccatggattctttttattttctttatggcatcctttgaagcacaaaagtttttaattttgatagtgtctaatttatctattcttttattgcttatgtttttggtatcatatctaagaaaccattgccttaTCAAAGGTCATGGAGATTTACTCATAAGACTTTTACAGTTTTAACTCTTCAGTCTGTGAtccaatttgaattaatttttgtagatGGTGTGAGTTAGGAGTCCAATATCATTCTTTTGCCTATGGAGATCCTGTtatcccagcatcatttgttgaaaagactatcctttcccccaCTGAATTACCTTGGCACCCTATAAAACATTGATTGGCCATAAGTTATGAGATTATTTCAGGACTCccaattctatttcattgatctgtataTCTACCCttataccacactgtcttgaatACTGTAGCTTTGTCGTAAGTTTTTAAATTGGGAAGAGTGAAtactccaactttgttcttctttttcaatattattttggttattctagATTCcttgtatttatatatgaattttaggaataTCATGTTAATTTCTGCAAAAAGCCAGTTAgatttttgatagggattacattggaTCTGCAGATCAATTTGGGtactattgccattttaacaatattaagtcttctgatctatgaacatgggatgtctttctatttatttagatctttaatttatttcaacaatgttttcttgtttttagggTCCAAGTCTtaccattatttcttaaatttgttctgaagtattttattctttttaatgctattataagcatttttgttttcttaatttcatattcAGATTGTTCATcgatagtatatagaaatacaactgatttttgtatataggTCTTGTATAATGCAACcttgctgaatttgtttattaattctaataatgtatgtgtgtgaatattACTGAATGCTCCATCCTCTGGAGCACTTAACATAGTGCCTAATATTAACTAATATTCAGTCCATTTGTAttccttgagagcttgtttggaggttctagcagctACTCATACACCCTTGAGCAAAGAACAGTCCTCCTCTATCAGGGGAGGTCATCCTCTTTGACTGAACATGCAGCTTCTGTTTGTAATCCTTGAATTTATCTCTATAAATGCCCCGTTGCCACAGAAGATTCtcatttactgagtacttttCCACTTCCCAACATGACTGAattattctttctctgcttcactCTTATCTGCAGGCTTGGGAACAATGGGCCGAGGCATTGTCATTTCTTTTGCAAAGGCCAAGATCCCTGTGATTGCTGTAGAATTGGACAAGAAGCAGCTAGAGACTGCCAATGGGATAATAACCTCCATTTTGGAAAAGGAAGCATCCAAAATGCAGCAGTGGTCAGGACCAAAACCCAGGTTAACTACATCTATGAAAGAGCTCAGTGGTGTAGATTTAGTCATTGAAGCAGTATTTGAGGAAATTAACCTGAAGAAGCAAGTCTTTGCTGAATTGTCAGCTGTGTGCAAGCCAGAAGCCTTTTTGTGCACCAATACTTCAGGGCTGGACATTGATGAGATTGCTTCTTCCACTGATCGCCCTCACTTGGTCATTGGCACTCACTTCTTCTCACCAGCTCATGTCATGAGGTTGTTAGAGATTATTCCCAGCCAATACTCTTCCCCTACTACTATTGCCACAGTTAtgaatttatccaaaaaaattgagaaaattggAGTAGTTGTGGGTAACTGTTCTGGGTTTGTTGGCAATCGAATGTTGAATCCTTATTACAATCAGACATATTTCTTGTTAGAAGAAGGCAGTACTCCAGAAGAGATAGATCAGGTGCTGGAAGAGTTTGGTTTCAAAATGGGACCTTTTAGAGTGTCAGATCTTGCTGGATTGGATGTGGGTTGGAAAATACGAAAAGGGAAAGGCCTTACTGGACCTATGTTGCCTCCAGGAACTCCTGCCCGAAAGCGGGGCAATGGGAGATACTGCCCAATTCCTGATATGCTCTGTGAATCAGGACGATTTGGCCAGAAGACAGGTAAGGGTTGGTACCAATATGATAAGCCATTGGGTAGGATTTACAAACCTGATCCCTGGCTTTCTGAATTTCTGTCACAGTACAGAGAAACCTATCACATTGAGCCACGCATCATTAGTGAGGATGAGATCCTTGAGCGCTGCTTATATTCACTCATCAATGAAGCATTCCGTATCTTGGGAGAAGGGATAGCTGCTATTCCCGAGCATATTGATACTGTCTATTTACATGGCTATGGATGGCCAAGGCACAAGGGCGGGCCCATGTTCTATGCCTCCACAGTTGGGTTGCCCACAGTGCTAGAGAAGTTGCAGAAATATTATAGGCAGAATCCTGATATTCCACAACTAGAACCCTGTGACTATCTGAAAAAATTGGCTTCCCTAGGAAACCCTCCTCTGGAAGAATGGAAAAGCTTGACAGGACCCCCTAGCAATAAACTGTGATTCAGCCTTCCAGGTTATGCCTCCCATACTGACATCAGGGGATGCTCACTGAATTTCACTGAAATTAAATCCAAAGACCCAAAGTAATATTGCtctgaaatacaaagcaaaagaaataattggGTAGCTCTTTGGGTCTTCTGTCGGATTATTCTAAAGGGTCAAATCTTTAGGAGTGTGCTTCCTATGCCTCTGAATCTGTCTCTATTGAGTAAGTAATTTCAATCCCACTGAATCAAATGTGCTAATACCATAAATAGCTAAGGAAAGAGACTCATGAATAAGTTGAGGCTTCCAAATGCTTTGCTCATTGGAGAAGTGTGTCATCAATTAATGACTGAAAAGTGTAACTAAGCCACAAATTCATTTTTACCCCTTTAAACCTCACACACGTGGCACTGATAGGAAATCTTATGGatccttcattcaacaaacatccaTTGTGCACCTCCTGAGTATCTTGCACAACACTTGGCAAACCTGGAGTCCAGAGGGGCATTAATCCAGCATGGAAAGCTGTGATGAAGTTTAGTTCATAGTCTCGGAGGTGGAGGGGAGATAGTTGGCAGGGTTGAGTCAACGATGAGGGTCTTCACGGGTGAGAACGTAATGTTGcccaaggagacacagaagtagtAACCAGAAAGATAGGAAGAGTGTCAAAAGCATAACAGTATTAAAGTAGGCAAAATACGTTGGGAAATAGGGAGTCAAGTCCTTCACACGAGAATGGGGAACTCAGAGTAGCTGGCAAGTCGTCCTTGGTGTATTACTTCTGTCCACAGCTCAGTTACATGTGCACAGTTGTGCTTGCTGCTTGTAAGGAGCTCAGTTATGTTTGTTGATGCTTTCCTTAGGACCCAGAAATGTCTAGaacctatctttcttttttatgcatgGAGAAGAAACCAAAAGTAGTAATTATTGACTTAATGTAAGAAGGGatcttataaaacatttaatctcCTTTG
Encoded proteins:
- the EHHADH gene encoding peroxisomal bifunctional enzyme isoform X2 — translated: MALGGGLELALGCHYRIAHAEARVGFPEVILGLLPGARGTQLLPRLTGIPAALDLITSGRHILADEALKLGILDEIVNSDPVEEAIKFAQRISDQSLESRRLCNKPVQSLPNMDGIFNEALLKMRKQHPGCLSPETCVRAVQAAAQYPYEVGIKKEEELFKYLWKSGQAQALQYAFFAERKGSKWSTPSGASWKTASARPISSVGVLGLGTMGRGIVISFAKAKIPVIAVELDKKQLETANGIITSILEKEASKMQQWSGPKPRLTTSMKELSGVDLVIEAVFEEINLKKQVFAELSAVCKPEAFLCTNTSGLDIDEIASSTDRPHLVIGTHFFSPAHVMRLLEIIPSQYSSPTTIATVMNLSKKIEKIGVVVGNCSGFVGNRMLNPYYNQTYFLLEEGSTPEEIDQVLEEFGFKMGPFRVSDLAGLDVGWKIRKGKGLTGPMLPPGTPARKRGNGRYCPIPDMLCESGRFGQKTGKGWYQYDKPLGRIYKPDPWLSEFLSQYRETYHIEPRIISEDEILERCLYSLINEAFRILGEGIAAIPEHIDTVYLHGYGWPRHKGGPMFYASTVGLPTVLEKLQKYYRQNPDIPQLEPCDYLKKLASLGNPPLEEWKSLTGPPSNKL
- the EHHADH gene encoding peroxisomal bifunctional enzyme isoform X1, whose product is MAEYTRLQNWLALIRLRNPPVNAISISVLHGIKEGLQKALRDHTVKAIVICGADGKFSAGADIKDYKAHRKSAFTLGTIVDEIQRNEKPVVAAVQGMALGGGLELALGCHYRIAHAEARVGFPEVILGLLPGARGTQLLPRLTGIPAALDLITSGRHILADEALKLGILDEIVNSDPVEEAIKFAQRISDQSLESRRLCNKPVQSLPNMDGIFNEALLKMRKQHPGCLSPETCVRAVQAAAQYPYEVGIKKEEELFKYLWKSGQAQALQYAFFAERKGSKWSTPSGASWKTASARPISSVGVLGLGTMGRGIVISFAKAKIPVIAVELDKKQLETANGIITSILEKEASKMQQWSGPKPRLTTSMKELSGVDLVIEAVFEEINLKKQVFAELSAVCKPEAFLCTNTSGLDIDEIASSTDRPHLVIGTHFFSPAHVMRLLEIIPSQYSSPTTIATVMNLSKKIEKIGVVVGNCSGFVGNRMLNPYYNQTYFLLEEGSTPEEIDQVLEEFGFKMGPFRVSDLAGLDVGWKIRKGKGLTGPMLPPGTPARKRGNGRYCPIPDMLCESGRFGQKTGKGWYQYDKPLGRIYKPDPWLSEFLSQYRETYHIEPRIISEDEILERCLYSLINEAFRILGEGIAAIPEHIDTVYLHGYGWPRHKGGPMFYASTVGLPTVLEKLQKYYRQNPDIPQLEPCDYLKKLASLGNPPLEEWKSLTGPPSNKL